Proteins from a genomic interval of Gordonia sp. SL306:
- a CDS encoding TetR/AcrR family transcriptional regulator, whose protein sequence is MSTAERLFAEQGVSTVSNRQISEAAGQGNNYAVGYHFGGRLELVRAILEHHNAEIEPLRHHMVEALGPDVEIRDWIGCLVAPQTDYLGSLGTPTYFARFCAQITIDPKFGTLLYDQAVASSGLMAVLTGLYSSLPAIPDTVLESRDTMARNMILLTLADHERSRAAGEATGSWSDVGNQLIDALVGIWLAPVTHTPE, encoded by the coding sequence ATGTCGACTGCCGAGCGACTCTTCGCCGAGCAGGGTGTTTCGACGGTCTCCAATCGCCAGATCAGCGAGGCCGCAGGCCAGGGCAACAACTACGCCGTCGGGTACCACTTCGGTGGTCGGCTCGAACTGGTCCGGGCCATCCTCGAACATCACAACGCCGAGATCGAACCGCTGCGGCACCACATGGTCGAGGCACTCGGACCGGACGTCGAGATTCGTGACTGGATCGGCTGTCTCGTCGCGCCGCAGACCGACTATCTGGGTTCGCTCGGCACGCCCACCTATTTCGCCCGTTTCTGCGCGCAGATCACGATCGACCCGAAGTTCGGGACTCTGCTCTACGATCAGGCGGTCGCATCCAGTGGATTGATGGCCGTTCTCACCGGCCTGTACTCCTCGCTACCCGCCATTCCCGACACCGTTCTCGAATCGCGAGACACCATGGCGCGCAACATGATCCTGCTGACCCTGGCCGACCATGAGCGGTCTCGTGCCGCCGGCGAGGCGACCGGGTCGTGGTCGGACGTCGGCAACCAGCTCATCGATGCGCTCGTCGGCATCTGGTTGGCACCGGTGACCCACACGCCCGAGTGA
- a CDS encoding SMP-30/gluconolactonase/LRE family protein, with amino-acid sequence MRGDPTTKVGRIQFVGVVVVAAVVAGMVPLLVGPQATAAPRCPAVSVTTAAESPALTGWAENLTFDGGGNLWVSRVLDNTVERFDRAGHRTAAVRVVAPGAIRTGPDGLLYIASGDTTLNMIPGSPRIGTIVRLDPSRPRPVAQVFATGLGMPNGMDFDDAGFLYVADGNLGVLRIDRRGAIDTAWSRRAPKNLALSPTVNGTSTNGIVVLGANLYVTLTMSLTGRILRVPIGDPGAVSIAADVTRPVPGVLDDLVALDGRTLAVTMTTGQIATVDLPTHEVCVAGVGQPVTAIAQRPGRPDLLIVGTESGALLAVSARR; translated from the coding sequence ATGAGGGGAGATCCGACGACCAAGGTGGGCCGGATTCAATTCGTCGGTGTGGTGGTGGTGGCGGCGGTGGTCGCCGGAATGGTGCCGTTGTTGGTGGGCCCACAGGCCACGGCGGCACCCCGTTGCCCCGCGGTGTCGGTCACCACCGCGGCCGAGTCGCCGGCTCTCACCGGCTGGGCCGAGAACCTGACCTTCGACGGCGGCGGCAACCTCTGGGTGTCGAGGGTGCTCGACAACACGGTCGAACGCTTCGATCGGGCCGGGCATCGCACCGCGGCAGTGCGTGTCGTCGCTCCCGGTGCCATTCGGACCGGACCCGACGGCCTGCTCTACATCGCCTCCGGTGACACCACACTCAACATGATTCCGGGATCACCGCGCATCGGCACGATCGTCCGGCTGGATCCCTCGCGGCCTCGTCCGGTCGCGCAGGTTTTTGCGACAGGCCTGGGCATGCCGAACGGAATGGACTTCGACGACGCCGGTTTTCTCTATGTCGCCGACGGCAACCTCGGGGTCCTGCGCATCGACCGTCGCGGAGCCATCGACACAGCATGGTCCCGTCGGGCGCCGAAGAATCTCGCGCTGTCTCCTACTGTGAACGGCACGAGCACCAACGGGATCGTCGTCCTCGGCGCCAACCTGTACGTGACATTGACGATGAGTCTCACCGGACGGATCCTGCGAGTGCCGATCGGGGATCCGGGCGCGGTGTCGATCGCCGCCGACGTGACGCGGCCCGTCCCGGGAGTACTCGACGATCTGGTCGCGCTCGACGGTCGCACGCTGGCGGTCACGATGACCACCGGCCAGATCGCCACCGTCGATCTGCCGACCCACGAGGTCTGCGTTGCCGGCGTCGGTCAGCCGGTCACGGCCATCGCGCAGCGTCCCGGCCGCCCGGACCTGCTGATCGTCGGCACCGAGTCCGGTGCGCTCCTGGCCGTCTCCGCGCGACGCTGA
- a CDS encoding TetR/AcrR family transcriptional regulator, translating to MTEQPAPATRTQAQRTAATQAKVLDAAVDALVELGYAGTTTQEVNRRAGVSRGALLHHFPTREALVVAAVSHLVDRRLTELLNRPRTGDEDIEIIVEAFSGPLFDAALELWVAARTDRGLREAMIPLEQQVTDALAAGCADLFGDRYTPAELELTVELARGLAVSRILRTADADRALITRLLPVWKELLDRHA from the coding sequence ATGACCGAGCAGCCCGCACCGGCGACGCGCACCCAGGCCCAGCGCACCGCCGCCACCCAGGCGAAGGTGCTCGATGCGGCCGTCGACGCACTCGTCGAGCTCGGGTACGCCGGGACGACGACCCAGGAGGTCAACCGCCGCGCGGGTGTGTCCCGCGGCGCCCTGCTGCACCACTTCCCCACCCGCGAGGCGCTCGTCGTCGCCGCGGTCTCACACCTCGTGGATCGTCGGCTGACCGAACTCCTGAACCGCCCCCGTACCGGTGACGAGGACATCGAGATCATCGTCGAAGCCTTCAGCGGTCCACTTTTCGATGCGGCACTGGAACTCTGGGTGGCCGCGCGCACCGACCGCGGGCTCCGCGAGGCGATGATCCCCCTCGAGCAACAGGTCACCGACGCGCTGGCCGCCGGGTGCGCCGACCTGTTCGGCGACCGATACACCCCCGCCGAACTCGAGCTCACCGTGGAACTCGCACGTGGACTTGCTGTTTCCCGAATCCTCCGAACCGCCGATGCCGACCGGGCCCTCATCACCCGGCTGCTCCCAGTGTGGAAGGAACTCCTCGACCGCCATGCCTGA
- a CDS encoding LLM class F420-dependent oxidoreductase translates to MRFGLFIPQGWRLDLTGIAPADQWSVMSSLAATAEGAEWDSIWVYDHFHTVPMPTDEATHEAWSLVSAFAATTTRVDIGQMCTAMSYRNPMYLAKVAATADLISGGRVQMGIGAGWYEQEWRAYGYGFPSAGERLARLDEGVAIMKQAWETGRASLDGVHYQVDDAICAPRPTAGRLPLWIAGGGERKTLRIAARYADYTNFDGTVDGFAHKSSVLQQHCTDLGRDYESIVRSANYNVVIAETDAEVERRLDALEQRLARFVHPEAAAGSMAAYRGMPAVGTPEQVVENLSALADLGMSYGIFYFPDIAHDRSSLDLFVNEVMPALR, encoded by the coding sequence ATGCGATTCGGACTGTTCATTCCACAGGGTTGGCGTCTCGATCTCACCGGCATCGCGCCGGCCGATCAGTGGTCGGTGATGTCGTCGCTGGCCGCGACCGCCGAAGGGGCGGAATGGGATTCGATCTGGGTCTACGACCACTTCCACACGGTCCCGATGCCGACCGACGAGGCCACCCATGAGGCGTGGAGCCTGGTGTCGGCCTTCGCGGCCACCACGACCCGCGTCGACATCGGGCAGATGTGTACGGCGATGAGCTATCGGAACCCCATGTACCTGGCGAAGGTGGCGGCCACCGCCGACCTCATCTCCGGCGGGCGAGTGCAGATGGGGATCGGCGCCGGGTGGTACGAGCAGGAATGGCGTGCCTACGGCTATGGCTTCCCGTCCGCTGGTGAGCGACTCGCTCGGCTCGACGAGGGGGTGGCGATCATGAAGCAGGCCTGGGAGACCGGGCGTGCGAGTCTCGACGGCGTGCACTATCAGGTCGATGACGCGATCTGCGCGCCCCGGCCGACGGCGGGCCGCCTCCCGCTGTGGATCGCGGGCGGTGGCGAGCGGAAGACCCTGCGGATCGCCGCCCGGTACGCCGACTACACGAACTTCGACGGGACGGTCGACGGGTTCGCGCACAAATCGTCTGTGCTGCAACAACACTGCACCGACCTGGGGCGCGATTACGAATCCATCGTGCGTTCGGCGAACTACAACGTCGTGATCGCCGAGACGGATGCCGAGGTGGAGCGTCGGCTCGACGCCCTCGAGCAGCGGCTGGCGCGGTTCGTCCATCCCGAGGCTGCTGCCGGCAGCATGGCGGCCTATCGCGGCATGCCTGCCGTCGGGACGCCGGAGCAGGTGGTCGAGAACCTGTCTGCCCTGGCCGACCTGGGGATGTCGTATGGGATCTTCTATTTTCCCGACATCGCGCACGATCGCAGCAGCCTCGACCTGTTCGTCAACGAGGTGATGCCGGCGCTGCGCTGA